One Polaribacter sp. KT25b DNA segment encodes these proteins:
- the ileS gene encoding isoleucine--tRNA ligase, with protein MKAKFPEYKGLDLPKVAEEILNYWQENNIFEKSVTSRENAKPFVFFEGPPSANGLPGVHHVLARAIKDIFPRYKTMKGYQVKRKAGWDTHGLPIELGVEKELGITKEDIGNKISVEDYNAACRKAVMRYTDIWNDLTNKMGYWVDMEDPYITYEPKYMESVWWLLKQIYNKELIYKGYTIQPYSPKAGTGLSSHELNQPGTYQDVTDTTVVAQFKAIENTLPDFLQNEGTVYFIAWTTTPWTLPSNTALTVGPKIEYVLVETFNQYTFEPIKVVLAKNLVSKQFAGKNNVQVETSEELSTYNAGDKKIPYHVIKEFIGKDLVGIKYEQLLDYCLPNDNPQDAFRIIAGDFVTIDDGTGIVHTAPTFGADDAMVAKQATPEIPPMLVKDKNDNLVPLVDLQGKFRPEMGEFAGKYVKNEYYADGEAPERSIDVELAIKLKTENKAFKVEKYKHSYPNCWRTDKPILYYPLDSWFIKVTDVKDRMHELNKTINWKPESTGTGRFGNWLANANDWNLSRSRYWGIPLPIWRSEDGKEEICIGSVKELKQEMAKAVEAGVLAEDIFADFEVDNNSEENYAKLDLHKNIVDEIVLVSASGQPMKRESDLIDVWFDSGSMPYAQWHYPFENKQKIDGNESFPADFIAEGVDQTRGWFYTLHAIATMVFDSVAYKNVVSNGLVLDKNGHKMSKRLGNATDPFTTLSTYGADATRWYMISNANPWDNLKFDLEGIEEVKRKFFGTLYNTYSFFTLYSNLDGFSYKEADIPLEERPEIDRWILSELNTLINKVDKFYEEYEPTRAARAISDFTQDYLSNWYVRLSRRRFWKGDYQTDKISAYQTLYTCMITIAKLSSPIAPFFMDRLYQDLNSVTGKETSESIHLSNFPVYDASFVNKSLERKMENAQIISSLVLSLRAKEKIKVRQPLQKIMIPVDNPQQKEEILAVENLIKHEVNIKEIQILDDASDILIKQIKPNFKALGPKFGKDMRFIASEVQKFTQEDINKIEKDKNISIEINGKNIILDASDVEISSKDIEGWLVANEGALTVALDVTITEELRKEGVARELVNRIQNARKDSGLEVTDRIKLTVLNNQNLQQSIADNKEYIMSETLTTELVFVDELEDGTEIEFDTIISKILIEKA; from the coding sequence ATGAAAGCGAAATTTCCTGAGTATAAAGGGCTTGACTTACCAAAAGTAGCAGAAGAAATTCTAAACTATTGGCAAGAAAATAACATATTCGAAAAGAGTGTAACTTCTAGAGAAAATGCAAAACCTTTTGTGTTTTTTGAAGGGCCTCCTTCTGCAAACGGACTTCCAGGAGTTCACCACGTTTTAGCAAGAGCAATTAAAGATATTTTTCCACGATATAAAACCATGAAAGGTTACCAAGTAAAGCGTAAAGCGGGTTGGGATACGCATGGTTTGCCAATAGAATTGGGTGTTGAAAAAGAATTAGGAATTACTAAAGAAGATATTGGTAATAAAATTTCTGTAGAAGATTATAACGCAGCTTGTAGAAAAGCAGTAATGCGTTATACTGATATTTGGAACGATTTAACCAATAAAATGGGATACTGGGTAGATATGGAAGATCCATACATTACCTACGAACCAAAATATATGGAGTCTGTTTGGTGGTTATTAAAACAGATTTACAACAAAGAATTAATTTACAAAGGGTATACAATTCAGCCTTATTCGCCAAAAGCGGGTACAGGTTTAAGTTCTCACGAGTTAAATCAACCAGGAACTTACCAAGATGTAACAGATACAACTGTTGTTGCACAATTTAAAGCGATAGAAAATACACTTCCAGATTTTTTACAAAATGAAGGAACTGTTTATTTTATAGCTTGGACAACAACTCCTTGGACTTTGCCAAGTAATACAGCATTAACTGTAGGGCCAAAAATTGAATATGTTTTAGTAGAAACTTTTAATCAATATACATTTGAGCCAATTAAAGTTGTTTTAGCTAAAAATTTAGTTAGTAAGCAATTTGCAGGTAAAAACAATGTACAAGTTGAAACTTCAGAAGAATTAAGTACTTACAATGCTGGTGATAAAAAAATTCCTTATCACGTAATTAAAGAATTTATTGGTAAAGATTTAGTTGGTATTAAATACGAGCAATTATTAGATTACTGTTTACCAAATGACAATCCTCAGGATGCTTTTAGAATAATTGCTGGAGATTTTGTTACTATAGATGATGGAACAGGAATTGTACATACAGCGCCAACTTTTGGAGCAGATGATGCTATGGTTGCTAAACAAGCAACACCAGAAATTCCACCAATGTTGGTAAAAGATAAAAATGATAATTTAGTTCCTTTAGTAGATTTACAGGGTAAATTTAGACCAGAAATGGGCGAGTTTGCGGGTAAATATGTAAAGAACGAATATTACGCAGATGGTGAAGCCCCAGAAAGATCTATTGATGTTGAATTGGCTATTAAACTTAAAACAGAAAACAAGGCTTTTAAGGTTGAAAAATACAAACACAGTTACCCAAATTGTTGGCGTACAGATAAACCAATTTTATATTATCCATTAGATTCTTGGTTTATTAAAGTAACTGATGTTAAAGATAGAATGCACGAGTTAAACAAAACCATTAACTGGAAACCAGAATCTACAGGAACTGGACGTTTTGGTAACTGGTTAGCAAATGCAAACGACTGGAATTTATCTCGTTCTCGTTATTGGGGAATTCCATTGCCAATCTGGAGATCAGAAGATGGTAAAGAAGAAATTTGCATTGGTTCTGTTAAAGAATTAAAGCAAGAAATGGCAAAAGCTGTTGAGGCTGGAGTTTTAGCAGAAGATATTTTTGCAGATTTTGAAGTTGATAACAACTCAGAAGAAAACTATGCAAAATTAGATTTACATAAAAATATTGTTGATGAAATTGTATTAGTTTCAGCATCTGGACAACCAATGAAACGCGAAAGTGATTTAATTGATGTTTGGTTCGATTCTGGTTCTATGCCTTATGCACAATGGCATTATCCGTTTGAAAATAAACAAAAAATTGATGGAAACGAATCTTTTCCTGCAGATTTTATTGCAGAAGGAGTAGACCAAACACGTGGTTGGTTTTATACGTTACATGCAATTGCAACAATGGTTTTTGATTCTGTTGCTTACAAAAATGTAGTTTCTAACGGTTTAGTTTTAGATAAAAACGGACATAAAATGTCTAAGCGTTTAGGAAATGCTACAGATCCGTTTACAACATTATCAACATATGGAGCAGATGCAACACGTTGGTACATGATTTCTAACGCAAATCCTTGGGATAATTTAAAATTCGATTTAGAAGGAATTGAAGAAGTAAAACGTAAGTTTTTCGGAACTTTATATAACACCTATTCGTTCTTTACTTTATATTCAAATCTTGATGGGTTTTCTTATAAAGAAGCAGATATTCCTTTAGAAGAAAGACCAGAAATAGACAGATGGATTTTATCAGAATTAAATACTTTAATCAATAAAGTTGATAAATTCTATGAAGAATACGAGCCAACGAGAGCTGCAAGAGCAATATCAGATTTTACACAAGATTATTTAAGTAACTGGTATGTGCGTTTAAGTAGAAGACGTTTTTGGAAAGGAGATTATCAAACAGATAAAATTTCTGCGTATCAAACTTTGTATACATGTATGATTACAATTGCGAAATTAAGTTCGCCAATTGCGCCATTTTTTATGGACAGATTGTATCAAGATTTAAATTCTGTAACGGGTAAAGAAACATCAGAAAGTATTCATTTATCTAATTTTCCTGTTTACGATGCTAGTTTTGTTAATAAAAGCTTAGAGCGTAAAATGGAAAATGCACAAATTATATCATCTTTAGTTTTATCATTAAGAGCAAAAGAAAAAATAAAAGTGCGTCAGCCATTGCAAAAAATTATGATTCCTGTAGATAATCCTCAGCAAAAGGAAGAAATTTTAGCGGTAGAAAATCTTATTAAACACGAAGTTAATATTAAAGAAATTCAAATTTTAGATGATGCTTCAGATATTTTAATCAAACAAATTAAGCCTAATTTTAAAGCTTTAGGTCCAAAATTTGGAAAAGATATGCGTTTTATTGCATCAGAAGTGCAAAAATTTACTCAAGAAGATATTAACAAAATAGAAAAAGATAAAAACATTTCTATAGAAATTAATGGAAAAAATATTATTTTGGACGCTTCAGATGTAGAAATATCATCAAAAGATATAGAAGGTTGGTTAGTTGCAAATGAAGGCGCGTTAACAGTTGCTTTAGATGTTACCATTACAGAAGAATTACGTAAAGAAGGTGTTGCAAGAGAGTTGGTAAACAGAATACAGAATGC
- a CDS encoding TerB family tellurite resistance protein, with amino-acid sequence MGSFTKWLGAGLGFSLGGPIGAAIGFALGSFVDGFSEKDLKQEQIDYDRANQSGQRRGSVDTESGDFEMSLLVLASIVIKSDGKVDKRELDFVRNQFVSMYGKERANSAFKLFKGIIKKEVSARQVCMQIRAHMSHSSRLQLLHFLFGIAKADGFVIQSEIEEIRKIAGYLYINQNDFDSIKAMFYDESNASYKILEISKEATDDEVKTAYRKMVKKYHPDKLQGLGEEHLKGANEKFQSIQAAYEKIKNERGL; translated from the coding sequence ATGGGTAGTTTTACAAAATGGTTAGGAGCGGGTTTAGGTTTTTCATTAGGAGGGCCAATAGGAGCCGCAATTGGTTTTGCACTTGGTAGCTTTGTAGATGGTTTTTCTGAAAAAGATTTAAAACAAGAACAAATAGATTACGATAGAGCTAACCAATCTGGACAAAGAAGAGGTTCTGTAGATACAGAATCTGGAGATTTTGAGATGAGTCTTTTAGTATTAGCATCCATTGTAATAAAATCTGATGGAAAAGTAGATAAAAGAGAATTAGACTTTGTTCGCAACCAATTTGTTAGTATGTATGGCAAAGAAAGAGCAAATAGCGCTTTTAAACTTTTTAAAGGAATTATTAAAAAAGAAGTTTCTGCACGTCAAGTTTGTATGCAAATTAGAGCACACATGTCACATTCTTCACGTTTACAATTATTACACTTTTTATTTGGTATCGCTAAAGCAGATGGTTTTGTAATTCAATCAGAAATAGAAGAAATCAGAAAAATTGCTGGATATTTATACATCAATCAAAATGATTTTGATTCTATTAAAGCCATGTTTTATGATGAATCTAATGCTTCATATAAAATTTTAGAGATATCAAAAGAAGCCACAGATGATGAGGTAAAAACTGCGTACAGAAAAATGGTAAAAAAATATCATCCAGATAAATTACAAGGTTTGGGAGAAGAGCATTTAAAAGGCGCAAACGAAAAGTTTCAAAGCATACAAGCTGCTTATGAGAAAATAAAAAATGAAAGAGGACTTTAA
- a CDS encoding BrxA/BrxB family bacilliredoxin — protein sequence MYPEELVKPMRDELINAGFEALYTSEDVENAMSKEGTTLVVVNSVCGCAAGTARPGAVASLGAEKTPTNLTTVFAGVEKESTQKAREFMIPFPPSSPAIALFKDGNLVHMLERHHIEGRSAQMIAQNLAQAYEEFC from the coding sequence ATGTATCCAGAAGAATTAGTAAAACCAATGCGTGATGAGTTAATTAACGCAGGTTTTGAAGCATTATATACAAGTGAAGACGTTGAGAACGCGATGTCTAAAGAAGGAACAACTTTAGTGGTAGTAAACTCGGTTTGTGGTTGTGCAGCTGGTACAGCTAGACCAGGAGCGGTAGCTTCTTTAGGTGCAGAAAAAACGCCTACAAACTTAACAACTGTTTTTGCTGGTGTAGAAAAAGAATCTACACAAAAAGCAAGAGAATTTATGATTCCGTTTCCTCCATCTTCTCCTGCAATTGCATTGTTTAAAGATGGTAATTTAGTACATATGTTAGAGCGTCATCATATTGAAGGTCGTTCTGCACAAATGATTGCACAAAATTTAGCACAAGCTTACGAAGAGTTT